The DNA window CGTGAGAGGCAACAGAATTTATTTAAGGATATACCCCGGTGAGAGACTGCATGCCCATCCGGTGCTGCAAGCCAGCCGAGCGAACGCTCGTAGACTCTTTAGCAATTTGTTATGCTGCATGCATGTATTTCATACTTTGTGCCATTGTGTTGTTAACTAGGTGCGGCAGTAGCCTGCGCCAGGGGTTGCCGACGAAGGAGGTGGCAGTAGCATGATTCATAGGTTGCAGCACACCTGTGAGAGCTTGTGAGATTCACGAGTTGCAGAGGGGGTGAAACAAAAAGATAACACGATGAACATGAATGAAAGAGCGGCATTCGGGTATTGAAGCGTCATATTTCACATACATTGCAGCGGCTTTTGCAGAGTTGCAACCGTTGGAGTGTCATTACCCAACTACCGCAAACAGAATGAATCGAAAATGCCTGAGGGCAAGCAGAAGCTTCAGTTGTGTCGATCATAGGTACAACGATAAATCACGAATAGACCACAAAAGCTACACACATATTACACAAGCAGAAAACACAATGTATATGTATCCTGCGCTCCCCCTGTTTGGAGCCACGCTAAGCGCCCTTCTTCCATGGCTGGATGACTGCCACAACAATGATCACCACTATCACCAGCAGTATGATGATGGCATAGCACATCCACTTTCTCGAATTCTTCTGCAGTTTCTTGGCATTCTGGAGAGCGCTAACGCCTTGCTGTATGTGATTGGTAGCATTCGAAACCTTGAACAGAGGAAAGAAATTGACATGTAAGTGATTCTTGCTTGCTATAGAAAAACACTCCGTGGTTGTCCTATACAAACTACCTGCAGAAGTAGGAAACTCTTACATGTGTCTCGATGTTGTTGATCATGTCTCCTTGAGCCTCAACAAGAACTGCCATATCCATGAATATCTAAGAGGCAAAAATAAAAAACATGTCATGAAGGGACATATTATCTTTTGATGCTCAGAGACAATTAGAAGCTACTGCAAAAATATAGTGCTTTTATGTCTATTCTTAAAGTGTTGTAAATTAGCCACATCAACTGGGGACAGAACTACACCAGTTTTAGTATTAGTTATTTAGATTCTTCTGTTGGAAGCTAGGCAGTATACTGACTACTGAAGGGAACTCTGTGTCCATTGAATGACATCGTTTTACAGTAATTGCCAAAAGTGATAATGTGGCACCTCCATGTCATGTGTTTTATACTCAGCTTTATAAGATACTATATTACATAGAAGAGCTTATgccaaaaaagaagaagaaaagggatcACCTGTTGCAACTCAAGTAGCTTCCTCTCTAGATCCCTTACAGCATCATGTCGCTCCTGTATTTCAGCAACAGTGTCCAGTATCTGCAAATGACAAAAAAAAGCATGTTAATTACAAATAGATGCTGTAAAAAGATATGGATAGACTTGCTCCTGAAACCAATATATATCTCAAAAGTCATAAATAGTAATGACCTATGCTACATCACACATACCTGGCCTCTTCCCTGCTGTTGGATTGCGTCTTTGAAGATTTGCTCACTTTTTCCAGTCTCTATCAAGTCATCAATTGTCTGCAGGGTTTAAAGCAACAACATGAGAAATTATGGAGTCAGTCATAAATCAAAATTCATTGCAAAATAACAGCACAAGGACAAGTACAAACATAACCACATGTGAAAGGTATGACGGTGCAGTATTTACCTCTTCATCGGGACGATTACCAGTTACAGTAAAAACCCTTCTTTCAACAACCTCACGGTACTCTTGCCTGATTGCTTCTCTTAAAGCCTGCACCAGATGTTAACAAGGTATTACTTACATGATACAAAGAATATATTTAATTTTCCCCACAGCTTTGTCAGCAATTAGACTATTGGCAGGTGTTCCCAAAGATTAACAAACTTGAAGCCATTCTAGAATCATACCATCAGTTAACTAGTGAAAGCAGAACTTGCAGCTGAACATAGTGTTTATCTTTTTTAAACTTAAATAAACACGCAATCATCAATCTTATAATGAGACAGGCGTAAAGAGTCTTATGCTTTGATGTCTCTTAGGCATGGTAAAGTAGAACATTTCCTCTCTGATACCCTAGAAAGCATATTCAATCTTCCTAGAAGTAATGAAATGTCGAAGCAATTAATTGTATACTCAGATTTTAAGATCATCGTATGTTACAGGGAACTTAGTATCACAGAACAGCAGAATAATCACATAAATGGAAAGGCAGACATTTCCATTACAGGAACACAGTACCTGAAAATCATCCATCCGCTCCTTCAATTTCTTTTTCACTGCTCTGTAGAAATTGGTAAACATATTGAATAAACAACAAATTCTTGCAAGCTCAATAACTGAAGACAGTGAGATGAACTGTAAACTTACCCAGTAGTCTGTTCTCTTGATCGGTCCACGGCAGACCCCTTTCCGCATCCAGGTTTTTGCCTATTTGATAAGTTCTATTCCACAATGACAGCAAATAATACAAAGTTGATTGTTGATAGCGGCACACAAGTCAGCTTAGTTAAAAAATTCAAAGCTTTCAGAAAATAGTTTGTTTACAGTGCAAAATTTAGCAATATTTCAAAACAATAAAGCCTCACAAAATACCATATTACAAGTAAAATAGGAAGATTTCTTCTTAGCATCTTACAGTTATCAGCAAAATGATTAACCAAGATATTACTTATTTTAACAATACCTATCATACGAGTGGAGTGATTCGATTTATAGATACTGCAAAACTGCTACTTTTAACTATCAGGGTCAAGCAAGAGCATACATCTTTTTCTAGTTCATCAACTTTTGTCTTCGCCTGACGAGCAATTTTCCCCACTTCATCGATATCTTTCTCCATTCGCTGCTTGATTGCTATTAAAAAGAATTGTTGCATCTAAGTATAATGGTATTTCCAAAAGAGTGCATATGCATTTCAGATCAAATAAGGTTAAATTTGCTAGAATAAACAAATACTCACCTTTCATGGAACTTGCTTTTGTAACTGCTTTGGATTCCTCGTTTGCAGTCTACAAACACAAGTTAGGTTCATTACGTAAGATTTACAGGTCCAAAGGTAAGTTCATCAATAAAATAGCAATCAATTAATGGGGAGTGAGTGCACCTGGAGCTTATTCAATAGATTTGTCAGCTTTGCAATTAGACTCTCGATTGCATCAACCTGGTCATCACAAAGCATGATGTCATTAATCATAAAGGCAAAAGTTGTACTAACAGTGTAAATTTCGTAAGATGAATAGATACGCACATTAGAGTTCTTATGCAATAATCTACATGTGGATGTGGTAAGATGAATAGATGCACACAGTAGAGTATTTAGGTTAACACCACCTTTTTCAAGAAATCCTTTAAGTTGTCTGAAGCATCAGCCTGATGCATTCCCATTTCAATGTCTGCATCTCTCGAAGAGTCCCGCCGAGGGAGCTCAAAGGAATCCTGTGCAAAAGGAAAGTTTGTAATATGTTACACATGTACTGCGGCTACTTCACAAAAGATGGTTATATTATAAACCCAATATGGAAAGCCAAGTGTTCTACATGCACCAGCTTAAAATAGCATGATGGCAACCAGCATAGGCATTTCATCCCCAACAGAGCAGATAGATTTCCAAATTAAGTCCAACACTTCCTTCCTATTGCAAAGTGTACAAGACTGGAATGCACATGCACCAAAAACAAGAAGTTATGTCCCATCTGACGCGAAAAGGGGCTTTACAGCACATCAAACTCCAGTAAATACAAAGCCTCCGAATTCTCACTTCAACAGCAGCACTTAACGCAAATAGTGTTTAAACACGATCATTGCTGCGGTTGAATCAAACCAATTGCACCACGAGCAATTAATGCAATTATGCATTGAGAATGGTTCTAACAACACAGTTCACCCACAGCTAGAGAACAATTCAGAGAAAAACAGAACCTCCATCCTTGGTACAACTCAGGGAGGCACAAAACCACCAGCCAAAAGCCCAACCAGCCCACTTGGTCCCAAAGGCAACTCAACTGCCTCGGAACCAAACCACACAGATCTAACTCGACCACCCCAAAAGCGGCTAATCTACCGCACCCAGCCGAGAAACCCGGGCCGGTTCCTTCCACCGCTAGCTCCCGCATTCCGGCTCGCCGCCCCGCTCAAGCAATCCTTTTCCCCGCCGATCACTCCACCGCTGCTACCTCCGATTACGCTAACCAAGTTTTGGCGCCGCCAGGTGTCCCCTCCCAGGACACGGAAGCCTGCACGGGCAGGGGGCAGAGCCGACTACCCCGCCCCAGATCTCGAGCTCGCGCGCCGGATCCCGGCGAGCGGTCTGAGGAAGCAGGAGAAGCCTTCCCGGAGGGGAGGAAAAAAGGAGGAGACGGGGCGCTTACCGAGAGGAGGTTGTTCATGGCGGCGAGGCGGCCTGTGCGGCGAGGAGATAGAAACGGGCAAGCGGCGAGGAGAGAGGGGGGAGCCGAGGGGAGGtcgggggcggaggaggtgtGGCCGTTGCGCCGCAGAGGATGCTTTAAGCGGAGGAGAGGTGGGGGTTAAGCTGCTGGACGCCGCGGCTGCTGAAGCTGGCAGGTGGGCCACCAGGGTCTTTTTAGGCAGGCTGGCAAGTGTCAAAGGAAAGGGTTTTTTTTCTTCTCGGAAAAAAGGATGCCGGATGAGTTTATTTTAATGCCGATCCAGTAGTTAATGATCTCATAAAATGGTCGGTTACTGTGCCCAAATGTATTAAGTTGATGAGGTTTTGCATCCTGGTGTTGAATTGAACTGTAATATCTGTTTGGGAATATATTTGTCTTGAACTGTGTTGTTAATATTTTCACTTTGTTCTTTCGGTTCTCCTCGCTTGCTTGCTTTAACATAGAGATTGATTATTGATACCATCTTGATTACTAATTGTACTATCTTTATGATTAAGAAATTTAATTATACTATCAGATATACTTTTATCGACAACTGAAAGTGATCAAATATGACCGAATATAGAATAAGGATCTTGTAAGCCTAAAAAGAAACTAATCCCACTCCCACGAATTAGACTACAATTTCAAGCTGTCAAAATGTTTGTTTTGTCCACAGCAATTTGTCTTCCATTCTTCTGATTCTGTTTGAATTCATGACATAGGAAGAAAGGTCGTTTTCATAAGATTCAGGTCCAACCGAACCAGTGCCTGCCTGAGCTTGACTGCTCTGCCTCTCGGCCGAGAAAGCGAGTTCACTGCGTCACGTAGCCGTAGCAAATTTTCAACTCCTTTTCGGCCCCTTCTGTTCGTGAACTGCGTTGGACAACAGGAGCGGAGCGGCAGGTGAGCACCAGTGCTGACCCTTTTTCTATTCCTCTGCGCTGGAACTCCGCGTCGGGCCGGCTGGCTGGGACGAAACAGCTGCTAGTGCTAGGCCCAGTCGGCTACGTCGGGCCCACCGCGCACCGCACCGGACTCGACCGGTGGCGCGCCGGGCCCACCTTCCGGTTATCTCGCGGCTCCGGCGCGGAAGCCTGGAGGCGCTGGGTGCGCGGGGCCCAACGGGGAAACCTGTGCCAAGCTGGACGACAGCGGTGGGTTAGGCAACGCGAGGATGTTTGCTTCTGCATCCAAGTGTCTAGTCATAATGTCATTTTAGAGGCTGCTTGGATTCTCTGATTAATTTTTAGTCTATCATATCGGATATTTGAACAATAATTAGAAACAAttaatatagattaattataaaattacttaCATAAATAaagactaattcgcgagacggatccattaaacctaattagtccattTGATAATATAGAATAATTAAGCTTAATAAATTCATCTCATGAATTAGTCTGTAATTAGTTCTATAGTTAGCTTATGTTTAGTCCTCCATTTGGCATCAAAACATTCGATACGATTCGGATAAAAATTAGCCACAAGATCCAAACACCATTTTAATATAATCCCAATCGTAGTGCTACTCCATATTCTTTCGCTGGATTAAATTATTGCGCAAAAAATGATTAAATACTGGCACTACTGCTCTAGATGATACGGTCTTGGCGTTCTCGGATGCCGTTGGAGCATGTTCCGCGATGGAGAGAGCTGTGTATTGTGTAGCTGTCAGACTAGCCCACATTCGCGGAGGGCTACTTATTTAGAATTTTAATATACGTTTACAAGATAATAACTCCTTCTCCTGACAGCAACAACCGACGAAAAGATGAGCGACGATCACGTTGTGTAAACGGTGAAACCTGTGAAAATGAGGGTTCCACTTTCACACAAAATTGAACTGGTAGACGGATTTTCTGCATTCTAGCAATCAGGGAGTTGAAAACCATTTCAATAATTGACACTTGACACGTAAtctgccctggccggccggctggACCCGTGCGATTTACTCCTTCCTTGAAACGTGTATCCTAGTGTGGCAGTGTGCAGATCGAGCCCACGAGCCCACCGCCCAAACCAGCCCGTGGGGCAGTCAAGGCCCACGAGAGGCCCGGCCGACACACAGAGCGCGTGCCACGCGGCTGCACCGTCGCACGCCCGCACGCGCTGCCTGACGACGCGGCGACGCACGTCGCCTTCGGTCGGCCTTCTTCTCCTTTCCACCCGCCCCCCTTCTCCATTCTTTTAAGCGCCGTCTCGTTCTCGAAGCTGCCGCACTCGTCCCGCTTTGCGCCCCTCCCAGATCTTACCGACCGGCTGAGTCCGGGCCGATCTCCCACCCTGCAGCGCGCCGCGAAGGccaaccccgccgccgccgccggatcgTTCGTTCTTCTGCTGATCTTTCAACGAAGGCGCCGAAGCCTCACCATCAACAAGGTTAGAACCCAAGAAACCCCCTCCTGTACTCGTGTACTGTACTTGAGTTGAATCGATCGGTTTGCTAGAATGCTAGTTCATGTTCTTGCCTTTGTTCGTGAGTGGTTGCTGTAGCAGCTTACGCGGTAATGCGTATGCGTGGCAATGGCATCAGCGAGAGCACTCAGTTTGTGCAACAGAGCTCGACTAGAGTTAGCTGCAGTTTTTTTTTCGCGAACGTGCCTGAGCACGTATTTCAttaagaggaagaggaagaggaagtagatttagctgcagttgtgcagCACTTTCCAGCTTGTACCAGCTACCGAGCCAATTCTTCAGATACTTGCCTTGTTGTGCCTGCTCCAGATTGCAATAGCCTGATCCAAGTTTGTATTTATATGCTGATTGCTGAAAAAAAAACTACTAAATGTTACTCGGTGATTTATGAAACATGTGCACAGACCGGTTTAGTTATCCCTTGGATGTGTCGCATTATCTTTGTGTGAATATGGCAAAACTGTTGATAGAATAGGGCCACACATGGGGCACAGATCACTGTGCTCAGCAGATTATCTTGTGGAAAAAAGTTGTTGCCTGTCCTGTACGAAATACGAATATGATGCTCCACCGTGTAGCAAGTCTATGATAGTGACTAAAAGTTGTAACTGCAGGGGGCTCGATTGCATTCGAGATGGGAAAAGATAAagaatctgccatgcagaaggaggaggagaagaagtccAAAGATGAGATCCATCTCAAGATCAAGAGCAAGGACAAGTCATCCGGAGATGAGGACGAGAAGAAGGAGGTCGAGATAGAGATCCAAGCCAAGTTTGTGGAGAAGGAAGAGGTCAAAGACTTGGGGGACAGTGCAGGGTCTGCGGGCAAGGTTAAAGAGGTGAAGAAAGACaaagagaaggagaagaagaaatCAGAGAAACATGAAGATGAGCATAATGATGACGAAGATGGTgagaaggtgaagaagaaggataAGAAGGAGAAAGATAAGAAAAAGAAGGAAGATGATGAGGTTTCAGGAAAGACAGAGAAAGATAAGAAGAGCGAAAGCaaagagaaagacaagaaggaTAAGAAGGCTAAAGATaaggaaaaagagaaggatGGTTCAGAGTCAAAGGTTTCAAGTGATGAAAAACAAGAGAAAACTAAAgataagaaaaagaagaaagatgatGAAGATGCAGGTGATGAAGAGAAACATAAGAAGAGCGAAAGCAAAGATAAAGATAAGGATAAAAAGACCAAAGATAAGGATGAATCGGAGTCCAAGGGTTCAAGCGTTGAAAAACAAGAGAAAGGCAAAGACAAGGAaaacaagaacaagaagaacgaAGAGACGAAACATAAGGAGGGTCAGCTGAAGAATAAGAGTGGTGAAGGAGCTGCATACTCAGCCCCCCGAGAAATCAAGCTTACAAATGATGAACCACTGAAGGAAGACATTCGCAATGAAGATGGAGAAGTTGAGAAGAAAAACAAAGAGAAGAAGGACAAGACTGACAAGAAGGAAGACGgtaagaagaaagaaaaggatgGTGCTGATGATGACGACGAAGGCAACAAGAAAgacaaagaaaagaaagagaagaagaaggacaaggGTGACAAGAAGGAAGATGGtaagaagaaggagaaggatGGCGGTGAAGATGAAGAAGGCAAGAAGAAAGACAAGGAGAAGAAAGACAAGGGCGCAAAGGAGAAGATTACCGATCCGGAAAAGCTGAAGGCAAAACTGGAGAAGGTCGACGCCAAGTTGCAAGACCTACAAGCTAAGAGGGAGGATATCATGAGGCAGCTGAAAGAGCTGGAAGAGGGCGGCAAGGGAAAGACCAATGAAGAGGAGCCTGCACTGGTGCAGGAAGAGAAGGGAAAGAACACTGAAGGTGTGACTGCACACGTACTGGAACAAGGTGTAGAGAGCAAGGTCAAGGAGGAGAATCCTGTTGCTTCAGCGTGAGTTCTGGAGCTCTTGAGGCTGTTCATGTAACAATAACTCTGATCTGGGCCTATGCACGGGCCTTTCACTGTGTAAAAGGCACATACATCTTGAGTTGAGTTGTGAATGGGTATGTAATGCCTGGGTCTATGTGTAATTTCTGTGTAGAGAAGCATGCTCGAGTGGAGTGTGAGGGTATAGCGTATAGGCGTGCAGTGCACCCATCTCCAGGGAAAAAAACGCTGTAATATTTTGCTATGTGAATAAGAGAAACACACGGATGTCTTTTTTTTATAAAGACTCAAAACTGATCCTCTTGTGGTATGGTCCTATACTCCATTTCAACCGATGCACATTCTCGGAAGCCAAAAAAACATAGAAAACAGTCTCAGTCAAATCGCTGCAAGTATGTCGTCCTCTATTATAGCGTGTAGGAGTATACTGCATTGATCACTCAACACAACTGTTACATTCAGATAACCGAAATTTGCAAGTTCTGATGATACCCACTATCTACAGCTATGAACCTCTCTTCTCTTTGAACTTTGGGACATGCCGAACCGTGCAATAACCTTATCTACAATGGTTTTACACAGCTAAGGAAAGTTGGGGAAAACAGGTGCTGGCTTCGATTGGTTCTTCATTTGGAGCTCAGCAAGCTCTCCAAGTACCTCTCCACGTTGTCCAAGCCACAAAGCTCCTTCACCACGGGCATGATCGCAGGAACCTCCAGATCGAAATGTGATGGTGAGGAAGGTACAGAATCAGAGAAGCGGGTTTGCTTCCTTGCTGCTCTAATTGCTTCTCTTGTCGCACAGTGCACCGATGCGGCAAGAAGCAAAGGCGGCTCCCCAGATGCTGCAACAAAGGACTCCAGTTAGTAACATATGCTGCAGCTTGTACATGATGCAATGATCAAGGAAAACCGAAACATCCCCAAGAAGCACATCAAACTGACTGTTCCAAAATTCCAAAAAAGATACATGTAGTGCAGTGTTTACACAACGTCATGTATGCAGTATGCTACACCCCTGGCCCTGAATTTCTtctggatttttttttttgcaagagCGTATCCAGTGTACACCGGGGCTAATGTTGGAAACCTGAAAACTCCATCAAGAGTCAGATGTACAAGTTTTCAAAAATTCTGGAAGAAAAAACAATCCATAGTCGATGACATGCTACCACATCACACAATTTGAGTACCGAACTCCAACTCATTTGTGAGATACAAAAATCACAAATATCAGATACATATACACATACAAATTATCATTTTTGTATCTCCCAAATGGTGTGGACTTTCGACTTGAAATTTTACATAGCATCATATCATAATCTCATCCATGGATGGTGAGTTTTCCAAGATTTTTGAAAACTTCTAAATATGACTTTTGACAGAGTTTTCAACAGTTAGCCCGTTTTCCACCAGCTATGCTCTCATTTTTACAGCAATGTTTTTTGTTGACAGTTACTCCTGGGTGTTTTTGGATCAGAGCACAATGCACTTTTCCCAAATATGGATCTTGGTGCCACTGAGAATAATTCTATTTTTACAGCAATGTTTTTTGTTGACAGTTACTCCTGGGTGTTTTTGGATCAGAGCGCAATGCACTTTCCCAAATTTGGATCTTGGTGCCACTGGGAATAATTCTCTACCGATAAATACAACACATGATATCTAAAGAAATTTGCCAATTTGTTTTGAACCTGCAAAACATGTAAGCTCAGGTGCAACCAATTAAAAGCATAATCAAAGGTGAGAAACTAAGCACCTTTTGAAGAGAGCACCCGTTTCTTGTGGAATCCACTGTTAATCAGCTTAACATTGAACTGTTTTGGGATAGTGTCCACAGTTGGGATCTTGTATGTCCATGTCCCGTCTGAGATAACCAATCCGTCTGAGTTGGTGACATATTCCTCGCTCATGAAATAGCCAATTCCTTGAACAAATGCCCCTTCAACCTGAAATATGAAAAGTAAAGGTCGAAGTTAACAAACATGAAGTAGCCCCACAATGATATATTACAAGATATTTCGATTATCGTAGCTCAGCTGTCTCAGAAAATATTGACATTTTTCAAGTTTAAAGTAAAGATATTAACTTATCACCTGATATCTGGAAGTGAGTAATACTTCAAGATCATCAACAAAAGAAACAGAGAAAAGAAAACAAATCTGCAGATTTCTGAAGGTGAAAAAGAGCAATATAAATATGGTCATTATACCCACCTGCCCCAAGTCCACGGCAGGGTTTAAGCTCTGGCCGCAGTCATATATAAGATCACTTCGCAAAATAGTGGTGGCCCCAGTCAGAAGATCAATCTCAACCTGCAATGTTGAACGAACATCTTAACATGGCCATACACATTTCAACTGTTTGCTATCATTATTCTATTGTCTAGAGCAGTGTCTTAAGCCATACTTAAAGTGTAAAACAAGGATACCTCACTAGCAGCAGCTCCATAGTTTAGATAAGAACCAGAAGCCCCAGGAATGTAGTATTCTCGTGCTGATAAGTCCACACCAACCATTTTTGCCTGCGTATTAGTGAAAGAAACAATTCATATATTGAGCAATAAGTTAAAGATGTGCAATTGCACTTGTAATGCTAAAATCTGGTAATGCGTAATTTCCTGAGCACGTGCTTTTTCCATATGAAAGACAGAGATGGTCAAATTCTGCTACATCAAGGGGATCAAAGAAGGTAGTTCCCTACAATTGATAAGTAAGGAAGTAACTAATAACCTTGGAAATAAGTTCATCCCATGAAAGGCTGCTTTGCTTTTCTTGAAATTGCTCCTTGACTGGTTTCAGCCTGTCAACCAAGATATTGCAGGCAAGACGAACTGCTTCACAGCTAGATTCTGATGTCGTACTCCCTGTGGTCCACCCTCCCTGTACATTACTCAATGTATCCGCTTGAATAATTCTGATTCTGTCAAAAAACTCTTGACTTCCATCAGTCCACAGTTGTCCAAGACCAAACGCTGCCATCTGCTTCACTTTTGTCCAAAGCCCCTGGCCTAACTCAATGCCTCCAACTTCAACAGCAATAGACCCATCATTAAGGATAGACACTTTTCCAGGTGTCGGTCGAGATAATACTTTGTGTACAATTGGCACAAAAGCAAGACCTCGCTTTTTCCATCTGTTATTTCTGTTGAAAGACTGGACTATTTCAAGATGGTGCTGGTAGTTTTCTGAAGCAGTCAATTGACCACATATAGAGGGAAGCGTATAACCCATGCCATCTTCACTGCACTCACTGTGAAACAAAGAAAGGCTCTCAACTGTGTGTAGATTTCTATGCCTAACCAAATTAGCATCAGTGGAGAGTGCAGAAGCAACATGCTCAACTATAGCTTCAGCAACATAAGAGCCTTGTACTTCCCCAGGCCCCCGCATTGCAGACTTCGTTGCTGTGTTTGTTTTACAGACCTTTGCTTCATAAGAAAAGGCACCCCAATTATATTTCTTCAGTGCCTCAATGAAATTGTGAGGAATGATCAGGCTAACATCTTTTGTCATTCCTGCATTTATGAACAAATCTATATGCAAAGCAGTGATCTTTCCATCTGACTTGAATCCCACTGAATAGCATATTTTCATGGGATGCCGACCTCCACTCACTATCATGTCAGTCTTGCGGTCCAAATACATTCGAACAGGACGACGCAACTTAAATGCTGCAAGTGCACAAGCAGTTGCCACCTGTAGTAAAAGAAATTAATAGGATAAGTGCTCCATTGAAAAAAGTCAAAAACTGCTAGGCTAAGTGAACAACGTATAGAACAGATACATTCAACCTTACTAGTCATAAAAAAAGTATCATGGATGCACAAAAAAAAACCATACAGCATGATTAATGATGGCTCTATATATTCTTACAAGATGAAGATGTGTAGACAATTACCCGTGTTGGGGTTACTCATACTTACAGGTTCTGGTTGTCAAGAAAATTACCTCAATGGTTTAAAGGGCACGAaatagttttttttcttttctaaaaTATTTTGAAAGAACGGCTTGTAATACTCCTAGACATTTTTGCCATGTTGATTATCAGACATACTAGAAATGAACACAAAGCAATATTTGATTGTTTAGCATTTGTGCTCCATAATAGTGCAAACTACAAAATATAGACTggtaaaagaaagagaaaagtaACATGTTTCCAGCATTTTAAGCATAGATTGCTATCAAAGACTATGGCTAGACACTTACAGGCAATGATCTAACAGCTTTTCCTCCAAATCCACCACCAACTCTTCGAGTAATAACACGAACATTGTGAAAAGGTAAACCAAGGCACTTTGCAATGACATTTTGTGTTGTCTCAGGGCATTGGCTTGAGCTATACACTACCATGCAGTTATCCTCATCAGGTATGGCCAGAGCAGTTTGTGTTTCCATGTAAAAGTAGTACTGAGAATTAAGCTTCACCTGCAAAAGGTGTATCTTGCTGGAGAACATTATAGTAACAATATCAAAGATATATCAGAAAAAGATGCCCACTAAATTGTGCTCCCTTGTTAGGATCTATCATAGGGTTATGTATGCCACACAGAAAAGTTAGCCAAGGTAGAGCATAACTAAatcaaaagaaaaggaatacaAAAGGCACAAGTACTCCACAAAAGCAGCTTAAGCTAAAATCACTTTAGGCACCAATGGTGGGCCGACACAGAACATACTATATTGCAAATTCGTCAGATTTCACATGTGGAAAACCACTCGAAGATATTTATCATCTATGTAATCAATGGATAAGAATGCTAATGCACAAG is part of the Panicum hallii strain FIL2 chromosome 2, PHallii_v3.1, whole genome shotgun sequence genome and encodes:
- the LOC112883322 gene encoding syntaxin-132-like, translated to MNNLLSDSFELPRRDSSRDADIEMGMHQADASDNLKDFLKKVDAIESLIAKLTNLLNKLQTANEESKAVTKASSMKAIKQRMEKDIDEVGKIARQAKTKVDELEKDNLSNRQKPGCGKGSAVDRSREQTTGAVKKKLKERMDDFQALREAIRQEYREVVERRVFTVTGNRPDEETIDDLIETGKSEQIFKDAIQQQGRGQILDTVAEIQERHDAVRDLERKLLELQQIFMDMAVLVEAQGDMINNIETHVSNATNHIQQGVSALQNAKKLQKNSRKWMCYAIIILLVIVVIIVVAVIQPWKKGA
- the LOC112881426 gene encoding DNA ligase 1-like, producing the protein MGKDKESAMQKEEEKKSKDEIHLKIKSKDKSSGDEDEKKEVEIEIQAKFVEKEEVKDLGDSAGSAGKVKEVKKDKEKEKKKSEKHEDEHNDDEDGEKVKKKDKKEKDKKKKEDDEVSGKTEKDKKSESKEKDKKDKKAKDKEKEKDGSESKVSSDEKQEKTKDKKKKKDDEDAGDEEKHKKSESKDKDKDKKTKDKDESESKGSSVEKQEKGKDKENKNKKNEETKHKEGQLKNKSGEGAAYSAPREIKLTNDEPLKEDIRNEDGEVEKKNKEKKDKTDKKEDGKKKEKDGADDDDEGNKKDKEKKEKKKDKGDKKEDGKKKEKDGGEDEEGKKKDKEKKDKGAKEKITDPEKLKAKLEKVDAKLQDLQAKREDIMRQLKELEEGGKGKTNEEEPALVQEEKGKNTEGVTAHVLEQGVESKVKEENPVASA